CTTGGGGTAATGTACGAAATAGGGCAGGGCGTTCCTTCGGATTCCAAGGAGGCAGTCAAATGGTACCGCAAGGCTGCTGAACAGGGCTATGCTAAAGCGTATCTTAGCCTTTTCGTGATGTACGCAACAGGGGAGAACGTTCCACAGGATGACAAGGAGGCGTTCAAATGGCAGCGAAAGATAGCTGAACTGGGCGACGCCAAAGACCAGTATCATCTTGGAAATACCTACGAAATAGGGAAAGGCGTTCCTTCGGATTCCAAGGAGGCAGTCAAATGGTACCGCAAGGCTGCTGAACAGGACTATGCCGAAGCGCAGCATACCCTTGGCGAGATTTACGAAGAAGGGCAGGGCGTTCCCCAAGATTACAAGGAGGCGTTCAAATGGTACCGCAAGGCTTCGGAGCAGGGTCATCGCTTTGCACAGCTTAGGCTTGGCTTTATGTACGGTTCAGGCCGAGGCGTTGCAAAGGATTTCAAAAAGGCATATGTCTGGTCTAATCTTTCGACAGCGCAAGGCTTACCGAGTTCGTTCAGAAATTTGATGGCTAAACAACTTAACCCTGCTACGCTATCGGAAGCACAAAACTTGTCAAAAGAGTATTACAAAAAATATGTAGAGCCTTTTCAATAGTTATCCCTGAAACAGAGTTGATGATAAGGTCTAAGCCTTTCACCTTTTAAGCCCTTTCCCGCCTTGTTTTTCCCCATTCTTTCATGCCATTTGAGACATTACTTTTTAACATAGTCCCTCAAATGGAGCTACAATTGACTTCTCCCCGAAATCGCCAATTCTCAGCCTGTTAAATTTTGACGAATAGGTAAGATAAATCCTCAGTTCTTCAATGATGGAAAAATGCCGTTTGTAACTCTTCCTGTTGCCTAAATTTCACCAAAATATGGAATCGTAGCGAGAGGGAATCAGGTGCTTGATGGACGGGATTTTTCAGGTTATTTTGAACGGAGGCGTATGTGTCTATACGGTGAGTGAGAAATGTTTTGGAAAATCTTGTCCATTGAGTGCATCAGGCGCTCGTAGCAGATTCACCTAGCGGGTGATGGTGTACGTCGCCGGCACCCGCCCTCGAACAACATCAACCGCGACCATCTCTAAGGCATTTTCAAAACCTGTATCATGAACAAGTTTGATGTCGATCTGGTTGTTAATTGTCCATGCAACAGAAAGGTCATATTTCTTTGCGGTTGCACTTATGAAGGTCTCGCGGTTTCCAACTTCGATATCGTTATAAAATGTTAATTGAGGGGTCATCACATATTTACTGATTGCATAGGTTGTTTTGGGCGGGATTCGGTAGAATCCATTTATTGAAATCTTCCGAGCTCCTAGATTATCTTTTACTTCAAAATGATCTGTAAGAAAATTATTGGTTTCGGAAACGAGGAGATATTTGTTCGTGGGAGATCCTGGAGCCCATTTGTAAGAAGTTACTGTTCGCCGTTGTAAGAAATTTCCGGCTTGAGGGTACCGTGATCTTTATCTTTCACGTCCAGATTTTCTATCACGGACCATGCCACGGGACACCCTCTGAATGCCCATC
This DNA window, taken from Candidatus Manganitrophaceae bacterium, encodes the following:
- a CDS encoding sel1 repeat family protein produces the protein MRVRSFLSIFLFVFSVLVASVMAESTKPTFEETRLLAEQGNADAQYRLGLMYVQGDDVPKNDKEAVNWWRKAAEQGYAKAQYDLGVMYEIGQGVPSDSKEAVKWYRKAAEQGYAKAYLSLFVMYATGENVPQDDKEAFKWQRKIAELGDAKDQYHLGNTYEIGKGVPSDSKEAVKWYRKAAEQDYAEAQHTLGEIYEEGQGVPQDYKEAFKWYRKASEQGHRFAQLRLGFMYGSGRGVAKDFKKAYVWSNLSTAQGLPSSFRNLMAKQLNPATLSEAQNLSKEYYKKYVEPFQ